One stretch of Triticum urartu cultivar G1812 unplaced genomic scaffold, Tu2.1 TuUngrouped_contig_6821, whole genome shotgun sequence DNA includes these proteins:
- the LOC125531121 gene encoding 28 kDa ribonucleoprotein, chloroplastic-like: MASAPALYHTLLHFLNPIHSHHLSSPPTRHRHRCLALSSAAARLPNPDAASPSRFGQGRRASASQLAFETEDGEETPLAFDTEEEEETPRWPATQAQSDDEDDEQEWAGGNGTAAHGEEEHYGGDPEAEDGSGWTRRQPRPREMFVCNLPRRCGVDELLELFGPYGTVLSVEVSRDAETGISRGCGFVTMRSLAEARTAINALDGFDLDGREMFVKLAAHVVASRRNPSLSHTPPMKDHIFESRYKIYVGNLAWSVQPQHLREHFTQCGTVVSTRLLTDRKGGRSRVYGFLSFSSAEELEAALQLNNTEFHGRDIIVREAHVKSPDTLSQTLES, translated from the exons ATGGCCTCCGCCCCTGCCCTGTATCACACCCTGCTTCACTTTCTCAACCCGATCCATTCTCATCACCTATCCTCTCCCCCCACACGCCACCGCCACCGCTGCCTCGccctctcctccgccgccgcgcgcctCCCCAACCCCGACGCCGCCTCCCCCTCTCGTTTCGGCCAGGGGAGGAGAGCCAGCGCGAGCCAACTAGCGTTCGAGACAGAGGATGGGGAGGAGACGCCTCTAGCGTTCGATacagaggaggaagaggagacaCCTCGGTGGCCCGCTACGCAGGCGCAGTctgacgacgaggatgacgagcAGGAGTGGGCCGGGGGCAATGGCACGGCGGCGCACGGGGAGGAGGAGCATTACGGCGGAGATCCGGAGGCCGAGGATGGGAGCGGGTGGACGCGGCGGCAGCCGCGGCCGCGCGAGATGTTCGTGTGCAACCTGCCGCGCAGGTGCGGCGTCGACGAACTGCTCGAGCTCTTCGGGCCATACGGCACCGTCCTCTCCGTCGAG GTTTCTCGTGATGCCGAGACTGGGATTAGTCGAGGATGTGGCTTTGTTACGATGCGTTCTCTTGCAGAAGCTAGAACAGCTATCAATGCTCTCGATGGATTT GACCTGGATGGGCGTGAGATGTTTGTAAAACTAGCGGCTCACGTCGTTGCTAGTAGGAGAAATCCCAGCCTGTCCCATACACCACCCATGAAGGACCATATCTTTGAAAGTCGATACAAGATCTATGTTGGCAACCTTGCATGGTCTGTTCAACCTCAACACTTGAGGGAGCACTTCACTCAGTGTGGAACTGTTGTTAGTACAAGGCTGCTGACAGATCGCAAAGGAGGGAGAAGTCGTGTCTATGGATTCCTTTCATTTTCTTCAGCCGAAGAGCTTGAGGCTGCTCTGCAGCTTAACAATACG